From Micromonospora nigra, one genomic window encodes:
- a CDS encoding DUF402 domain-containing protein produces the protein MRERFAPGDVVVRREILRGEVWFGCPTICVEDSPDLLALYLPPGAEFGFPERGAFPCGRHPWQTAGHTAWTGHGKLMLQRPGEAHSVDVFWAGPDRAFAGWYFNLQDPFRRTPLGVDTLDHELDLWWAAGDERYVFKDVEMFAQRLVEGRYPGMAEAIRAEGDRIAARLDAGERWWDEGWASWRPDPAWPVPRLPTGWHAVPC, from the coding sequence ATGCGGGAGCGGTTCGCGCCGGGCGACGTGGTCGTCCGGCGCGAGATCCTGCGCGGCGAGGTGTGGTTCGGCTGCCCGACGATCTGCGTCGAGGATTCGCCCGACCTGCTCGCGCTCTACCTGCCGCCGGGTGCCGAGTTCGGCTTCCCCGAGCGGGGAGCATTTCCCTGCGGCCGGCACCCCTGGCAGACCGCCGGCCACACCGCCTGGACGGGGCACGGCAAGCTGATGCTCCAGCGCCCCGGCGAGGCGCACTCGGTCGACGTGTTCTGGGCCGGCCCCGACCGGGCCTTCGCCGGCTGGTACTTCAACCTCCAGGACCCGTTCCGGCGTACGCCCCTCGGGGTGGACACCCTCGACCACGAGCTGGACCTGTGGTGGGCGGCCGGCGACGAGCGGTACGTCTTCAAGGATGTGGAGATGTTCGCGCAGCGCCTGGTCGAGGGCCGTTACCCCGGGATGGCCGAGGCGATCCGGGCCGAGGGGGACCGGATCGCGGCCCGGCTCGACGCGGGGGAGCGCTGGTGGGACGAGGGATGGGCGTCCTGGCGACCCGACCCTGCATGGCCGGTGCCGCGCCTGCCCACCGGCTGGCACGCCGTGCCCTGCTGA
- a CDS encoding M48 family metallopeptidase, whose product MNFFERQRRVRRLSVRLVALFVLAVVGIVLVVDLAVVLAFNATDAPPRELAALLGVVTAGTVAAIGAAALFRTVALRGGGGKVARELGGVPVPADTTDPELRRLRNVVEEMALASGVPVPEVYVLPNESAINAFAAGWTPSDAAVAVTRGALRRLNRDELQGVIAHEFSHVVNGDMRLNIRLMGLLFGILFLAVIGRGLLRAGILGDGRNRGGGGGANPLPLVGIAMIAAGYVGVLAGRLIQASVSRQREYLADASAVQFTRQTRGIAGALKKIGGVAEGSELKAPKRDEVGHMLLGEATGRASWFATHPPLVDRIRALEPSFDPAELSRLAKQWSAAPPSGRQEDVALGLAPADQPGAAEPARAPDRAGAPDPAGAPGSAAAAATAGRALPVEGHQVSVAPADVLRGVANPTEAAYAHATALLERIPPDLLDRARHRDAVVPLVLGLLLSPQPRVRQAQRSALADRHGTGTADAATRAADALADLHPALRLPLAELAFPALRDRPEPELEALLATVFSLIHADGAIDVSEYCLSRLLLNELQESLHPDSRWRTDRRRLTDARSAAAFLLAVLAQAGHTDPAAAQRAFQAGAATLRPGAHLPYAPPENGVLALETAWPVLDGLRPGDKERLVAATVEVISHDGTMTVPEFELLRTICGLLHCPLPPVVAAGAG is encoded by the coding sequence ATGAACTTCTTCGAACGCCAGCGCCGGGTGCGCCGCCTGTCGGTGCGGCTGGTCGCGCTGTTCGTGCTGGCCGTGGTGGGCATCGTGCTGGTGGTCGACCTCGCCGTGGTGCTGGCGTTCAACGCCACCGACGCGCCGCCGCGCGAGCTGGCCGCGCTGCTCGGCGTGGTCACCGCCGGCACCGTCGCGGCGATCGGCGCGGCAGCCCTGTTCCGCACGGTGGCGCTGCGCGGCGGCGGCGGCAAGGTGGCCCGTGAGCTGGGCGGCGTGCCCGTCCCGGCCGACACCACCGACCCGGAGCTGCGCCGGTTGCGCAACGTCGTCGAGGAGATGGCGCTGGCCTCCGGCGTGCCGGTGCCCGAGGTGTACGTGCTGCCGAACGAGTCGGCGATCAACGCGTTCGCCGCCGGTTGGACGCCGTCGGACGCCGCCGTCGCGGTGACCCGGGGCGCGTTGCGGCGGCTCAACCGGGACGAGTTGCAGGGGGTCATCGCCCACGAGTTCAGCCACGTCGTCAACGGCGACATGCGGCTCAACATCCGCCTGATGGGTTTGCTGTTCGGCATCCTCTTCCTGGCCGTCATCGGCCGGGGCCTGCTGCGCGCCGGCATCCTCGGCGACGGACGCAACCGGGGTGGAGGCGGCGGGGCCAACCCGCTGCCGCTGGTCGGGATCGCCATGATCGCCGCCGGCTACGTGGGGGTCCTCGCCGGGCGGCTGATCCAGGCGTCGGTGTCCCGGCAACGGGAGTACCTGGCCGACGCCTCGGCCGTGCAGTTCACCCGCCAGACGCGGGGCATCGCCGGGGCGTTGAAGAAGATCGGCGGGGTGGCCGAGGGATCGGAGCTGAAAGCGCCGAAACGCGACGAGGTGGGCCACATGCTCCTCGGCGAGGCCACCGGCCGGGCGTCCTGGTTCGCCACCCATCCGCCGCTGGTCGACCGGATCAGGGCCCTCGAACCGTCGTTCGATCCGGCCGAGCTGTCGCGCCTGGCGAAACAGTGGTCGGCGGCGCCACCGTCGGGCCGGCAGGAGGACGTCGCCCTCGGGCTGGCCCCCGCCGACCAGCCCGGGGCTGCCGAACCGGCCAGGGCTCCCGACAGGGCCGGGGCTCCCGATCCGGCCGGTGCCCCCGGGTCGGCCGCCGCGGCGGCCACCGCTGGGCGGGCGCTGCCGGTGGAGGGGCACCAGGTTTCCGTCGCGCCGGCCGACGTGCTCCGCGGGGTGGCCAACCCGACCGAGGCCGCGTACGCCCACGCGACAGCGCTGCTCGAGCGGATCCCGCCCGACCTGCTGGACCGGGCCCGCCACCGCGACGCCGTCGTACCGCTGGTGCTCGGCCTGCTGCTGAGCCCGCAGCCACGGGTCCGGCAGGCGCAGCGGTCCGCGCTGGCCGACCGGCACGGCACCGGGACCGCCGACGCCGCCACGCGGGCGGCCGACGCCCTCGCCGACCTGCACCCGGCGCTGCGGCTGCCGCTGGCCGAGCTGGCCTTCCCGGCGCTGCGCGACCGCCCGGAACCGGAGCTGGAGGCGCTGCTGGCGACCGTCTTCAGCCTGATCCACGCCGACGGTGCGATCGACGTCTCCGAATACTGCCTGTCGCGGCTGCTGCTGAACGAACTCCAGGAGTCGCTGCACCCCGACTCGCGGTGGCGCACCGACCGGCGCAGGCTCACCGACGCCCGGTCGGCGGCGGCGTTCCTGCTGGCCGTCCTCGCCCAGGCGGGGCACACCGATCCGGCCGCCGCGCAGCGGGCCTTCCAGGCCGGGGCCGCCACCCTGCGACCCGGCGCACACCTGCCCTACGCGCCACCCGAGAACGGCGTCCTCGCCCTGGAGACCGCCTGGCCGGTGCTCGACGGGCTCCGGCCGGGCGACAAGGAACGCCTCGTCGCGGCGACCGTCGAAGTGATCAGTCACGACGGCACGATGACCGTGCCCGAGTTCGAGCTGCTGCGCACCATCTGCGGCCTGCTGCACTGCCCGCTGCCGCCGGTGGTGGCCGCCGGAGCCGGCTGA
- a CDS encoding DUF5753 domain-containing protein, whose protein sequence is MGQTSTLEFLGGELRRARRGRGLSRDDLAQRINYSASLVGMVEIGHRTPSQDFVGRVDAALESGGFFERLLTLVRADAAPPWLREWIQVEAEATLIRWFEPSLVPGLVQTEAYARAVLAGGGMLGEGEVEQRIGSRLSRQAVLSRATPPEAVFIVDEGVLRRRIAGADVMAEQFTHLLTVTELPHVDVLVVPADAGMHAGLAGSFILARTPEGGEVAHLDNQLRAHVTDRVDDVDNLQRAWERIRSEALPRKASRELIRKAAQEWI, encoded by the coding sequence ATGGGGCAGACGTCCACGCTGGAGTTCCTCGGCGGTGAGCTGCGCCGGGCCCGTCGCGGGCGGGGGCTCAGCCGCGACGACCTGGCCCAGCGGATCAACTACTCGGCGTCGCTGGTGGGGATGGTGGAGATCGGCCACCGCACCCCGTCGCAGGATTTCGTCGGCCGGGTCGACGCCGCGCTGGAGTCCGGCGGCTTCTTCGAACGGCTGCTCACCCTGGTGCGCGCCGACGCCGCGCCGCCGTGGCTGCGCGAGTGGATCCAGGTGGAGGCCGAGGCGACGTTGATCCGCTGGTTCGAGCCGTCGCTGGTGCCGGGTCTGGTGCAGACCGAGGCGTACGCGCGGGCGGTGCTCGCCGGGGGCGGAATGCTCGGCGAGGGTGAGGTGGAGCAGCGGATCGGGTCGCGGCTGTCCCGCCAGGCGGTGCTGTCCCGGGCGACGCCGCCGGAGGCGGTGTTCATCGTGGACGAGGGGGTGCTGCGCCGCCGCATCGCCGGAGCGGACGTGATGGCGGAGCAGTTCACCCACCTGCTCACCGTGACCGAGCTCCCCCACGTCGACGTCCTCGTGGTCCCGGCGGACGCCGGGATGCACGCGGGGCTGGCGGGCTCCTTCATCCTGGCCCGCACACCCGAGGGCGGCGAGGTGGCCCACCTCGACAACCAACTGCGCGCACACGTCACGGATCGCGTCGACGACGTTGATAACCTTCAACGGGCCTGGGAGCGGATCCGGAGCGAGGCGTTGCCGAGGAAGGCTTCCCGGGAGCTGATACGGAAGGCGGCGCAGGAATGGATCTGA
- a CDS encoding DUF397 domain-containing protein — protein MDLTGAVWRTSTRSSNGGSTCVEVATNLADVVGVRDSKDRGGPALAFGPTAWTGFLAAATTGGLRQRG, from the coding sequence ATGGATCTGACAGGGGCGGTGTGGCGCACGTCGACCAGGAGCAGTAACGGCGGGTCCACCTGTGTGGAGGTGGCGACGAACCTCGCCGACGTGGTGGGCGTACGCGACAGCAAGGATCGTGGCGGGCCGGCGCTGGCCTTCGGCCCCACGGCCTGGACCGGCTTCCTCGCCGCGGCCACCACCGGCGGGCTGCGACAGCGCGGCTGA